The Glycine soja cultivar W05 chromosome 8, ASM419377v2, whole genome shotgun sequence genome has a window encoding:
- the LOC114422918 gene encoding CTP synthase-like isoform X1, with translation MKYVLVTGGVVSGLGKGVTASSIGLLLKACGLRVTAIKIDPYLNTDAGTMSPFEHGEVFVLDDGGEVDLDLGNYERFMDIKLTRDNNITTGKIYQSVIDKERRGDYLGKTVQVVPHITDAIQDWIERVAHIPVDGKTSPADVCVIELGGTIGDIESMPFIQALGQFSYRVGAGNFCLVHVSLVPVLNVVGEQKTKPTQHSVRALRGQGLTPHILACRSTMVLDENAKGKLSQFCLIPAENIVTLYDVPNIWHIPLLLRDQKAHEAMFKVLNLHGVTKEPNLEEWTCRAESSDLLHEPVRIALVGKYTCLSDSYLSVLKALLHASVDCQKKLVVDWIPASNLESATAKENPDAFKAAWKLLKGADGVLVPGGFGDRGVQGKIIAAKYARENRIPFLGICLGMQIAVIEFARSVLGVQDANSTEFEPHTKSPYIIFMPEGSKTHMGGTMRLGSRRTYFQTKECKSAKLYGCKSFIDERHRHRYEVNPDLVARLENAGLSFTGKDETGQRMEIVELPNHPYFIGAQFHPEFKSRPGKPSPLFLGFIGAACGQLDAVLQRSSIVDNGLSKGVINDISAVKTYRTRTATRTTYRSAEYVYGSCNGLHF, from the exons atgaagtacgTGCTGGTGACTGGTGGAGTTGTTAGTGGCCTTGGCAAAGGTGTTACTGCGAGTAGTATTGGTTTGCTTCTCAAAGCTTGTGGACTTAGAGTTACTGCCATTAAAATTG ATCCTTACTTAAACACAGATGCTGGAACAATGTCCCCCTTTGAGCATGGAGAAGTGTTTGTGTTGGATGATGGTGGTGAG GTGGACCTGGATCTTGGAAACTATGAGCGTTTTATGGACATCAAGTTGACCCGTGATAATAACATAACTACTGGGAAGATTTACCAG TCTGTCATTGACAAAGAGAGGAGAGGAGACTATTTGGGAAAAACTGTTCAG GTTGTCCCTCATATCACTGATGCTATTCAAGATTGGATTGAAAGAGTGGCCCACATACCTGTAGATGGAAAGACCAGTCCAGCTGATGTATGTGTCATAGAATTGGGTGGAACCATAG GAGATATTGAGTCCATGCCATTTATTCAGGCATTAGGACAATTCTCATACAGAGTAG GTGCTGGCAACTTTTGCTTAGTTCATGTCAGCCTTGTTCCTGTTTTGAATGTTGTTGGTGAACAG AAAACAAAACCAACCCAGCATAGTGTTCGTGCACTGCGTGGCCAAGGGCTGACTCCACATATCTTAGCATGCCGCAGCACTATg GTACTGGATGAGAATGCAAAGGGAAAACTCTCTCAATTTTGCCTAATTCCG GCAGAAAACATTGTTACCCTTTATGATGTTCCCAACATCTGGCACATTCCTTTGCTTTTAAGA GATCAGAAGGCACATGAAGCAATGTTTAAAGTGCTGAACCTTCATGG TGTAACTAAAGAGCCTAATTTAGAGGAATGGACTTGCAGAGCTGAATCTAGTGATTTGCTTCATGAACCA GTTCGTATAGCCTTAGTGGGGAAATATACGTGCCTTTCAGATTCCTACCTCTCCGTTCTAAAG GCCTTACTGCATGCTTCTGTTGATTGCCAAAAGAAACTTGTTGTGGACTGGATTCCAGCTAGCAACCTTGAAAGTGCAACTGCAAAAGAG AATCCTGATGCTTTTAAGGCAGCATGGAAGTTATTAAAG GGTGCAGATGGTGTTCTTGTTCCTGGAGGGTTTGGAGATAGAGGAGTGCAAGGAAAAATTATTGCAGCCAAATATGCCCGTGAAAACAGGATTCCATTCCTTGGCATTTGTCTTGGAATGCAGATTGCTGTCATAGAGTTTGCACGATCTGTTCTTGGTGTACAAGATGCTAACAGCACTGAATTTGAGCCCCATACCAAAAGTCCATACATCATATTTATGCCTGAG GGATCAAAAACACATATGGGAGGCACCATGCGCCTTGGATCTAGGAGGACATATTTCCAGACCAAGGAATGCAAATCTGCAAAATT ATATGGCTGCAAAAGCTTCATTGATGAGAGACATCGGCATAGATATGAG GTGAATCCGGATTTAGTGGCACGCCTTGAAAATGCTGGTCTTTCTTTTACTGGAAAGGATGAAACAGGTCAACGCATGGAG ATTGTTGAACTACCTAACCATCCTTATTTTATCGGTGCTCAATTCCATCCTGAATTTAAATCAAGACCAGGAAAACCTTCTCCTTTGTTCTTAG GATTCATTGGAGCAGCATGTGGACAATTGGATGCTGTCTTACAGCGCTCTTCAATTGTTGATAATGGTCTCTCAAAAGGAGTCATTAATGATATCTCTGCAGTCAAAACATACCGAACAAGAACCGCTACAAGGACAACTTATAGGTCTGCTGAATATGTATATGGGAGTTGCAATGGATTGCATTTCTAA
- the LOC114422918 gene encoding CTP synthase 1-like isoform X2 codes for MSPFEHGEVFVLDDGGEVDLDLGNYERFMDIKLTRDNNITTGKIYQSVIDKERRGDYLGKTVQVVPHITDAIQDWIERVAHIPVDGKTSPADVCVIELGGTIGDIESMPFIQALGQFSYRVGAGNFCLVHVSLVPVLNVVGEQKTKPTQHSVRALRGQGLTPHILACRSTMVLDENAKGKLSQFCLIPAENIVTLYDVPNIWHIPLLLRDQKAHEAMFKVLNLHGVTKEPNLEEWTCRAESSDLLHEPVRIALVGKYTCLSDSYLSVLKALLHASVDCQKKLVVDWIPASNLESATAKENPDAFKAAWKLLKGADGVLVPGGFGDRGVQGKIIAAKYARENRIPFLGICLGMQIAVIEFARSVLGVQDANSTEFEPHTKSPYIIFMPEGSKTHMGGTMRLGSRRTYFQTKECKSAKLYGCKSFIDERHRHRYEVNPDLVARLENAGLSFTGKDETGQRMEIVELPNHPYFIGAQFHPEFKSRPGKPSPLFLGFIGAACGQLDAVLQRSSIVDNGLSKGVINDISAVKTYRTRTATRTTYRSAEYVYGSCNGLHF; via the exons ATGTCCCCCTTTGAGCATGGAGAAGTGTTTGTGTTGGATGATGGTGGTGAG GTGGACCTGGATCTTGGAAACTATGAGCGTTTTATGGACATCAAGTTGACCCGTGATAATAACATAACTACTGGGAAGATTTACCAG TCTGTCATTGACAAAGAGAGGAGAGGAGACTATTTGGGAAAAACTGTTCAG GTTGTCCCTCATATCACTGATGCTATTCAAGATTGGATTGAAAGAGTGGCCCACATACCTGTAGATGGAAAGACCAGTCCAGCTGATGTATGTGTCATAGAATTGGGTGGAACCATAG GAGATATTGAGTCCATGCCATTTATTCAGGCATTAGGACAATTCTCATACAGAGTAG GTGCTGGCAACTTTTGCTTAGTTCATGTCAGCCTTGTTCCTGTTTTGAATGTTGTTGGTGAACAG AAAACAAAACCAACCCAGCATAGTGTTCGTGCACTGCGTGGCCAAGGGCTGACTCCACATATCTTAGCATGCCGCAGCACTATg GTACTGGATGAGAATGCAAAGGGAAAACTCTCTCAATTTTGCCTAATTCCG GCAGAAAACATTGTTACCCTTTATGATGTTCCCAACATCTGGCACATTCCTTTGCTTTTAAGA GATCAGAAGGCACATGAAGCAATGTTTAAAGTGCTGAACCTTCATGG TGTAACTAAAGAGCCTAATTTAGAGGAATGGACTTGCAGAGCTGAATCTAGTGATTTGCTTCATGAACCA GTTCGTATAGCCTTAGTGGGGAAATATACGTGCCTTTCAGATTCCTACCTCTCCGTTCTAAAG GCCTTACTGCATGCTTCTGTTGATTGCCAAAAGAAACTTGTTGTGGACTGGATTCCAGCTAGCAACCTTGAAAGTGCAACTGCAAAAGAG AATCCTGATGCTTTTAAGGCAGCATGGAAGTTATTAAAG GGTGCAGATGGTGTTCTTGTTCCTGGAGGGTTTGGAGATAGAGGAGTGCAAGGAAAAATTATTGCAGCCAAATATGCCCGTGAAAACAGGATTCCATTCCTTGGCATTTGTCTTGGAATGCAGATTGCTGTCATAGAGTTTGCACGATCTGTTCTTGGTGTACAAGATGCTAACAGCACTGAATTTGAGCCCCATACCAAAAGTCCATACATCATATTTATGCCTGAG GGATCAAAAACACATATGGGAGGCACCATGCGCCTTGGATCTAGGAGGACATATTTCCAGACCAAGGAATGCAAATCTGCAAAATT ATATGGCTGCAAAAGCTTCATTGATGAGAGACATCGGCATAGATATGAG GTGAATCCGGATTTAGTGGCACGCCTTGAAAATGCTGGTCTTTCTTTTACTGGAAAGGATGAAACAGGTCAACGCATGGAG ATTGTTGAACTACCTAACCATCCTTATTTTATCGGTGCTCAATTCCATCCTGAATTTAAATCAAGACCAGGAAAACCTTCTCCTTTGTTCTTAG GATTCATTGGAGCAGCATGTGGACAATTGGATGCTGTCTTACAGCGCTCTTCAATTGTTGATAATGGTCTCTCAAAAGGAGTCATTAATGATATCTCTGCAGTCAAAACATACCGAACAAGAACCGCTACAAGGACAACTTATAGGTCTGCTGAATATGTATATGGGAGTTGCAATGGATTGCATTTCTAA